The nucleotide window GGAGCGCCCTGCTGCTGCTTGCCGCCGGCCTGCTTCACTCCTGCAGCCTGATGTGCCGCAAGCTGCCGCCGGCGCGACGTCCCGCTGTCTATCCGTCCACCCCACTCGGCCGGGGGACCATCGACCTCGCCTGGATTGTCCTCTTTCTGGCCGGAATCCGCCTCGCCTTCGGCCTTTCCCTCTGGCTCGGCATCGTGGCGGCAATCATCTACTTTGCTGTCCTCCCCTTCGTCTTCCAGCCCTCCCTGGCGCGGCTGCTGGGGTTCCGCAATCTGCGGGATTATCTGGATACGGTGGACAGGGAGAAATCCCCCTGACGATGCGGTAGCCCGTGCTCGGGTCATGCAGACCTCGAGCTACTGTCCCAGTGCCGCCAGACGTGCCTTCGCCTGGACCGCATACGGAGAATCGGGATACCTTTCGATGATCTCCCGATAGAGCTTGCCGGCATGCTCGGCGTTGGTCTGCTTCTCCTCGAATTGCGCCGTCTCGTAGAGTTCCTTGGCCCGGTCGCCGCAACCGGCCAGAGACAGAGCGAGACAAAGCACCAGCAACAGTCTGCGCATCACCTACCTCCTTCACCTTTAATTTTCATGCCACAGCAGCAGTGTAGCAGTTGATTCCCCGCTTTGCACCCCACCCGTCCGTCCCCCGGGCACTCGGAACCCTTGCAAAAGAGACCGCAACCCACTATAGTGTCTCGAAATTTTACACCCTCTGAAGAAATGCGAGCGTCAATGAAAACTCTCGATTGCCGTGCCCATAAATGTCCCCACCCCGTGGTCGAAACCCGCAAACTGCTGCTCGCCGAACCGGGCCTCCCGCTCACGGTCCTGGTGGGTGACGAAACCGCCCGGGAGAACATCTCGCGCCTGGCCAGGAACCAGGGCTACGAAGTTCGGGTCGGAACCACCGAGGGTGGCTTCGCCCTCGAGTTGAACCCCGGCACGAAACCGGCCGAAGCAGCGGCGGGAGCGGCCGTACAGGGGAAGACGGTCGCCTTCATCGCCGCCGACACCATGGGGAGCGGCAGCGATGAGCTGGGACGCATCCTGCTGAAGAATTTTCTCTTCACCCTGACCGAACTGGAGGCCGTCCCCGATGTCCTGCTCTTCGTCAACGCCGGAGTGAAGCTCACCACCCAAGGGTCCGAGGCGCTGGAGGCCCTGGAGAAACTCGCCTGCCTGGGGGCCGACATCGCCTCCTGCGGCCTCTGCCTCGACTATTATCACCTCAAGGATAAGCTGGCGGTGGGACGGGTCACCAACATGCTCGACATCGCCGAGACCCTGCAGAAGGCGGGGCGGACCATCCGCCCTTGAAACATCGAGAATACGGGAGTAGTTCGTAGCCTGGTGGCGCGCCCGGTCTTCAAAACCGGTGAGGGGCGTATCCCGTCCCTGGTGAGTTCGATTCTCATCTACTCCCGCCAAATCCCCCTTCCACTGGCGGCCTGCCCATGAACGACAAAAACACCCTTCTGCGCCGACTCCCCGCCGTCGACCGACTGCTGAACGAGCCGGCCCTGCGCGACCAAGCCGGGGACATCCCACATCTTCTGCTGGTCGAAGCGGCGCAGCAGACGGTGGCCGAGTTGCGCAAGGAGGTCCTCGCCGGGGCATCGCCCGACCTTTCTCCGGCAATCGTTGCCGCCCGCGCTGCCGCTCTCGCCCGGGCCAGGACCGAGCCGGCCCTGCGGCCGGTGATCAACGCCACCGGCACCCTGCTGCACACCAACCTTGGCCGGGCGCCTCTCGCCCCGGCCGCCCTGGAGGCGGTCACGACGGTCGCCCGCGGTTATTCCAACCTCGAGTTCGACCTCGCCAGCGGCGAGCGAGGCCACCGCTATAGCCACATCGAAGAACTGCTGCTGCGCCTGACCGGCGCCGAGGCGGCGACCGTGGTCAACAATAACGCCGGGGCGGTGCTGCTCGCCCTGACGGCGCTGGCCAAGGGGAAGGAGGCCATCGTCTCGCGCGGCGAAATGATCGAGATCGGCGGCGCCTTTCGCGTTCCCGAGGTAATGGCTGCCGGCGGCGTGCTGCTGCGCGAGGTGGGGACTACCAACAAGACCCACCTGCGCGACTACCGTGAAGCGATCGGCGAAGCGACCGGGCTGCTGCTCAAGGTGCATACCAGCAACTACCGCATCGTCGGTTTCACCGCTGCCGTCACTGCCGCCGAACTGGTCGGACTCGGCCGCGAGCACGGTTTGCCGGTGATGGAGGATCTCGGCAGCGGCATGCTCCTCGACCTCTCCCCCTTCGGCCTCCCCCGGGAACCGACCGTCGCCGAAGCGGTGGCGGCGGGAATCGACGTCGTCACCTTCAGCGGCGACAAATTGCTCGGCGGCCCCCAGGCGGGCCTCATCGTCGGTCGGCGTGCAGCGATCGAGAAGATCCGCAAACACCCCATGGCCCGCGCCCTGCGCAGCGACAAGCTGACCCTGGCGGCGCTGGAGGCGACGCTCCGCCTCTACCTCGATCCGCAGCGGGCGCTGGCCGAAATCCCTGTCTTGCGCATGCTGGCGGTTCCCGCCACCGAACTCCGGAGCCGCAGCCGCCGGTTGGCCCAAAAACTCGCGAAGGCGATTGGCGAGGCGGCCCGCATCGAGGTGGTCGCCGAAACCTCGACCGTCGGCGGCGGCGCGCTGCCGCTGACCGAACTGCCCGGCTTCGCCGTGGCGGTGGCGCCGCAGAACCTCTCGGTTGACGCCCTGGCCGCCCGCCTGCGCACCGGCACCCCACCAGTGGTGGGACGGATTCAGGAAGGTCGTCTGTTGCTCAATCCCCGCACCATCGCCCGCAGCGAGGAGGTGGATCTCCTGCGCGCCGTGACCGACGCCTTCTCTCTATGACCCCGACTCCCCGCCACTTCATCATCGGCACCGCCGGCCACGTCGACCACGGCAAGACCGCCCTGATCAAAGCGCTCACCGGCCAGGAGACCGACCGGCTCAAGGAGGAGAAGGAGCGCGGCATCTCCATCGAGCTCGGCTTCGCCCCCTTCCGCCTGCCGGGCGGGGAGATCGCCGGAGTGGTCGACGTCCCCGGCCACGAGCGCTTCATCCACAACATGCTCGCCGGCGTCGGCGGCATAGATCTGGTACTGCTGGTGGTCGACGTCATGGAGGGGGTGATGCCGCAGACCCGCGAGCATCTGCAGATCCTGCAACTGCTCGAGGTTCCGCGCGGCATCGTCGTCCTCACCAAATGCGACCTTGCCGATGAAGACTGGATCGACCTCGTCGAGGAGGAGATCCGCGAGGAGGTGGCCGAAACCTTTCTCGGGAACGCCCCCTTCTGCCGGGTCTCCGCGCTCGGCGGTACGGGCATCCCCGAACTGGTGCAGACCATCCGCGAGGTGCTGAAGAGCAGTGTTCCGAAGGACGCCGACGGGCCGCTGCGCCTCCCCATCGACCGCCATTTCAGCGTGGCCGGTTTCGGCACGGTGGTGACCGGCACCCTCCTCTCCGGCAAGGTCAAGGTCGGCGACACGGTGGAGGTCCTCCCCCCCGGCGAACGGGTGCGAGTGCGCGAAGTGCAGGTGCACGGCAGAAAGATGGAGGAGGCGGCGGCCGGTCAGCGGGTCGCCCTCAACCTGGTCGGTCTCGACCGGCAGCGACTGCAGCGCGGCGCCGTGGTCGGCACACCG belongs to Desulfuromonadales bacterium and includes:
- a CDS encoding tetratricopeptide repeat protein; amino-acid sequence: MRRLLLVLCLALSLAGCGDRAKELYETAQFEEKQTNAEHAGKLYREIIERYPDSPYAVQAKARLAALGQ
- the yedF gene encoding sulfurtransferase-like selenium metabolism protein YedF, translating into MKTLDCRAHKCPHPVVETRKLLLAEPGLPLTVLVGDETARENISRLARNQGYEVRVGTTEGGFALELNPGTKPAEAAAGAAVQGKTVAFIAADTMGSGSDELGRILLKNFLFTLTELEAVPDVLLFVNAGVKLTTQGSEALEALEKLACLGADIASCGLCLDYYHLKDKLAVGRVTNMLDIAETLQKAGRTIRP
- the selA gene encoding L-seryl-tRNA(Sec) selenium transferase is translated as MNDKNTLLRRLPAVDRLLNEPALRDQAGDIPHLLLVEAAQQTVAELRKEVLAGASPDLSPAIVAARAAALARARTEPALRPVINATGTLLHTNLGRAPLAPAALEAVTTVARGYSNLEFDLASGERGHRYSHIEELLLRLTGAEAATVVNNNAGAVLLALTALAKGKEAIVSRGEMIEIGGAFRVPEVMAAGGVLLREVGTTNKTHLRDYREAIGEATGLLLKVHTSNYRIVGFTAAVTAAELVGLGREHGLPVMEDLGSGMLLDLSPFGLPREPTVAEAVAAGIDVVTFSGDKLLGGPQAGLIVGRRAAIEKIRKHPMARALRSDKLTLAALEATLRLYLDPQRALAEIPVLRMLAVPATELRSRSRRLAQKLAKAIGEAARIEVVAETSTVGGGALPLTELPGFAVAVAPQNLSVDALAARLRTGTPPVVGRIQEGRLLLNPRTIARSEEVDLLRAVTDAFSL